The following proteins come from a genomic window of Lolium rigidum isolate FL_2022 chromosome 5, APGP_CSIRO_Lrig_0.1, whole genome shotgun sequence:
- the LOC124656407 gene encoding cation/H(+) antiporter 15-like, translating into MTSSAAVSDPLLDLWDHMMSPNRTHLFCFYPSKITMSGIWAGDNPLDFSLPLLLFQMLLITFTTRAATFLISPLGLPRYISEILGGFVLGPSVLGRFPHFTNIVFPTRSIFVLDSMALLGLIYYTFTIGVEIELPTITRAGHRSFWFAGASALPPFLIGVTVGYMALSTDDTRKQKDSVLNALSFPIFLGASFSSTAFSVLARNIAELKLAGTDVGQLTLSASLVNDTLAWSGLTVATALSDARSGGVLPSVWTLASGVFIFAAGFLVVRPALVRLAKRASEGEAVGEMRECAVLVGVMVAALVADAGGTHAIFGAFVFGLAVPNGPVGVELVEKVEDFVVGNLLPLFFAMSGLRTDTAKVTSMSAAVLLMIAAIAAAVLKVAAAVGVAAGFGMPLHDGTSIGLLLNTKGVIELVILNIARNKKIMSDQSFTVLVFMSALITALVSPLLAMVVKPARRLVFYKRRTVAWAQPDAELRVLACVHVPRDAPAAITLIDIMSSSSRSPVAVHALHLIEFAGRSSALLLINASAPASSSSEISAHGRSHVEMQFKHIAHAFKAYEENHVVGGVSVRTMAAVSRYESMHEDVTAAAEDQHSALILLPFHKHRTVDGGMEVSHPALQELNVSVQSCSPCTVGILVDRGLGMPAGGSGGVYRVAALFFGGRDDREVVALATRMARNPAVDLTVLRFVQKGRAGSYTASEFDALKERKADDGCFREFLERANAAGGGGVEYCERGVFNANEMVAEIRNVEEAGKDLFVVGKTPGGSGLTAGMADWSECPELGPIGDLLASRDFQTTASVLVVQSYGRAAAAPAAGSMASSEFNVGEAVVVQPEAAMRQGQPPRRPRQQAELTIG; encoded by the exons ATgacgtcgtcggcggcggtgagCGACCCTCTGTTGGACCTATGGGACCACATGATGTCGCCGAACAGGACGCACCTCTTCTGCTTCTACCCGAGCAAGATCACCATGAGCGGCATCTGGGCCGGCGACAACCCTCTCGACTTCTccctcccgctcctcctcttccagatgctcctcatcaccttcaccacccgcgccgccaccttcctcATCTCCCCGCTCGGCCTCCCCCGCTACATCTCAGAGATACTC GGCGGCTTCGTGCTGGGGCCTTCCGTGCTGGGCCGGTTCCCGCACTTCACCAACATCGTCTTCCCCACGCGCAGCATCTTCGTCCTCGACTCCATGGCGCTCCTAGGCCTCATCTACTACACCTTCACCATCGGCGTCGAGATCGAGCTCCCCACTATCACCCGTGCCGGCCACCGCAGCTTCTGGTTCGCCGGCGCGTCTGCGCTCCCACCCTTCCTCATCGGCGTCACGGTCGGCTACATGGCCCTAAGCACCGACGACACCCGCAAGCAGAAGGACAGCGTCCTCAACGCCCTCTCCTTCCCCATCTTTCTCGGcgcctccttctcctccaccGCGTTCTCCGTGCTCGCCCGCAACATAGCCGAGCTCAAGCTCGCCGGCACCGACGTCGGACAGCTCACCCTCTCCGCCTCCCTCGTCAACGACACGCTCGCGTGGTCAGGGCTCACCGTCGCCACCGCTCTCTCGGACGCGCGCAGCGGCGGCGTGCTTCCGTCCGTGTGGACGCTCGCGTCGGGCGTATTCATCTTCGCCGCGGGCTTCCTCGTCGTTCGTCCGGCCCTCGTGCGGCTGGCGAAGCGGGCCTCCGAGGGGGAGGCGGTCGGCGAGATGCGCGAGTGCGCGGTGCTTGTCGGCGTGAtggtggcggcgctcgtggcGGACGCCGGGGGTACGCACGCCATCTTCGGCGCCTTCGTCTTCGGGCTCGCCGTGCCCAACGGGCCCGTCGGCGTGGAGCTGGTGGAGAAGGTGGAGGACTTCGTGGTGGGGAATCTGCTTCCCCTATTCTTCGCCATGTCCGGCCTCCGCACGGACACCGCCAAGGTCACCAGCATGAGCGCTGCGGTGTTGCTGATGATCGCCGCAATTGCTGCAGCGGTGCTGAAGGTGGCAGCCGCCGTGGGCGTGGCTGCGGGGTTCGGCATGCCGCTGCACGACGGCACGTCCATCGGGCTCCTGCTCAACACCAAGGGGGTCATTGAGCTCGTCATCCTCAACATTGCAAGGAACAAAAAG ATTATGAGCGACCAGTCGTTCACGGTGCTGGTGTTCATGTCGGCGCTGATCACGGCGCTGGTGAGCCCGCTTCTGGCCATGGTTGTCAAGCCCGCGCGCCGGCTCGTCTTCTACAAGCGCCGCACCGTGGCGTGGGCGCAGCCGGACGCCGAGCTCCGCGTGCTGGCCTGCGTGCACGTGCCCCGCGACGCTCCCGCTGCCATCACGCTCATCGACATTATGTCGTCCTCCAGTCGCTCGCCCGTCGCCGTCCACGCCCTGCACCTCATCGAGTTCGCCGGCCGctcctcggcgctcctcctcatcAACGCCTCTGcccccgcgtcctcctcctcggagatCTCGGCCCACGGCCGGAGCCACGTGGAGATGCAGTTCAAGCACATCGCGCACGCTTTCAAGGCCTACGAGGAGAACCATGTCGTGGGGGGCGTGTCGGTGCGCACCATGGCAGCCGTGTCGCGGTACGAGTCCATGCACGAGGacgtgaccgccgccgccgaggaccaGCACTCGGCGCTCATCCTGCTCCCGTTCCACAAGCACCGGACCGTGGACGGCGGCATGGAGGTGTCCCACCCGGCGCTCCAGGAACTGAACGTCAGCGTGCAGTCCTGCTCGCCGTGCACCGTGGGCATCCTCGTCGACCGCGGCCTCGGCATGCCAGCAggtggatccggcggcgtgtaccgCGTGGCGGCGCTCTTCTTCGGCGGGCGCGACGACCGGGAGGTGGTGGCGCTGGCCACCCGCATGGCGCGCAACCCGGCCGTGGACCTCACCGTGCTCCGGTTCGTGCAGAAGGGCAGGGCCGGCAGCTACACGGCGAGCGAGTTCGACGCGCTCAAGGAGCGCAAGGCCGACGACGGGTGCTTCCGGGAGTTCTTGGAGCGGGCCAacgccgccggcggcgggggcGTGGAGTACTGTGAGCGCGGGGTGTTCAACGCGAACGAGATGGTGGCGGAGATACGGAACGTGGAGGAGGCCGGGAAGGACCTGTTCGTGGTGGGAAAGACGCCGGGGGGATCAGGGCTGACGGCGGGGATGGCGGACTGGAGCGAGTGCCCGGAGCTGGGACCCATTGGGGACCTGCTGGCGTCCAGGGACTTCCAGACCACGGCATCGGTGCTGGTGGTGCAGTCCtacgggagggcggcggcggcgccggccgcgGGGTCGATGGCTTCGTCGGAGTTCAACGTCGGCGAGGCCGTGGTGGTGCAGCCGGAGGCCGCCATGCGGCAAGGGCAACCACCAAGGCGGCCACGCCAACAGGCTGAACTTACCATCGGATAG